ACAAGACTGCGCAGTTGCGACAATAAGGTTGAGAAGATGGTGTAGATGAGCCAGATGTACTCCCTATCCCTGCTGATGGTCCATGCACTTGTCCAGAACGCGGTGGATGTGGAGGGGGAGGTCCCATTTGTGATGCCACTCCATTTACAACTGGAAGATTAAAATCAGAATCAGCTTCTGAGATTTCAACCATGGTAACCTGCACAAAAGAAACAAGTTACAAGTTAGTGAGTTACAACAGTAGCTACAGTACAACAATCAACAAAATACAAAATGGTACTACTGGTGGTGAAGACTGAAAAACATAAATGGTCATCAAATTTAAATACTAAGTAAAGTACAGCAACATAAACTCATCCAAATCAGCAACAATCAACAAAAGAATATATTAAACCCTAATTGAAAGAGAAGAAAACTAGAATCACCAGTACCCTAATTGAAATCAAAAACAAGCAATTcatcaaaccctaattgaaaaataaaaaatcaagccGTTAATCGGACCCTAATGAATTTGAAGATGAAAATATACTAGAAGTatacaataattcatcaaaccctaattgatgattcatatcaaagaagaacataaactACACAAAATGGTTCCAAAAAAAAACCCTAACTGTAACAGACTAACAGTATCTTACTTACTGAACTTTGAATTAATGTTACTATGTTGAATCTTGCATTGAAGGACTGAATCTAAAGTAAAAATGGCAGCGGCAGTTGTTtttttcgaagaagaagaagagtgaagactgagagaaagaaagaaaaatggcagaagaaagaagaagagtgaGACTGAGAGAAAGACTGAGAAAGAGAAGAGTGAAGAGTCTgaagactgagagaaagaaagaagagtgAAGACTGAAAATGGCAGCGGCAGGCTTTGCGATTAGGTTTAGATAAGAGTTCGTTTTGTATAAACGGCTAGGATTAAATGATGAGGGTAATCTAACGGTTGTTGTAGTTTAAGGCGGGtgggcgggttgggtcgggtgacgGAAGATGCTACCCGCACCCAACCCAACATGTGGCGGGTTCAGATTTTGTGATCCATAATCGACCCACTCCTAAATGGGTTGGTTCGGGTGTGGGTATTTTTGGGCGGGTGCGGGTTGAATCGGTGGGTTGgatcggttttgtgcagccctagtcttGACCACATGGCTTAAAATTATCCCTCATTAAAGCTTGAATGTGATTATTATTTCTTGCAACAGTTGAGTGAGTCTCTCTAAAAACAATGATGGCAGGAACTTTTGCTTGGCACTCAGCCGAAAATAACAGTAAGAACTGCATACAGGTGATAAAGATTTGGTTTAGTAggaattattttatttcattttctttttgaagGAGTAAAAGTAGAATTTATGTTGTGGATATTGGAGAAGTTTCGATTCGGATAGGattaatttagaaaataaaaaatctggTTAGTAAATTTAAAATGGCATGTTTCATGTGGCAAACATGTCATGGGATTggactaaaaataaaaatgtggGAAAGTGGCTTTTTTAAGTTTTGGGAtccttcatctttttcttttctttcggtgATAAAAGATGAAGTTCACACACTTGGTTAAGCAAGTTAAAGAAGTACAGTTAAGTCAATATCGACTTCATTTTTGTAATGGTAAAATGTAAATTACTTAAGCGATAACTTATCAAAAACTCCATGATTAGGAACATAATTAAGAAAACAATAAGAACATGTACTTCTCAACTATTACTATGAATCAAGACATACATTGGATTTATTAACTACATGGTAATCTACTCACTTAAGCTTAAGTACACATATTTATATTTAGTGAGGATAAATATTGAAGTTATCACAAAGATCCTTATGATGAGAGCGTATAGACCAAGAAAGATTGGTTATCTTTGTTTGAAGTGAAGAATCGACAAGTTGTATCTTCCTTGTGATTTTATGTTATTTCTACTGGGAAACAATTCTTTACAAAATCATCCTAGAAATGGTGCTCCTTTGCTAGTCCTACTGGGAGTTGGTGTGGTCATATTAGACTCATCACaaattgcctgctctgatacaatgTATGACTATTCTCGACACGATTTTTACAATATCAAATCTTATTCACTCACATGTATGCAATTTCTCGAGTGAAAATCTTGCAGGAAACAAAGTTTATTTTATACTTTAACTAAGCTCTTGAGATATGTGttgcttgaaaatgaaaaaatgtGACGCAGTAGGGATCATAACACAAGTTGGCTTGTAAAATAAGAAATACTACTCACTAGTCACTCTTTTGGATATTCTTTATACTTCATATTCCCAAAGTATTGAAATTGCATAAATAAGCATAAGCATAACAAGCAATTTTGTCTACAATATGGAGAAAAATTGGCTAGTTATTGTGGCTCTTCTATTTCAAATCATTCAAACAACAGAAGCTCAAAACGggacttcttcttcaaattcaaagCTAAAAGATGCATACACAGCTCTTCAGTCATGGAAATCTGCAATAACAGATGATCCATTAGGGGTTTTAAAAACATGGGTTGGAAACAATGTGTGTTCCTATAATGGTGTATTTTGTGGCAATCCTCAAAACTCAACATTACCaactgatcttgttgttgtaggAATTGATCTCAACTTTGGTAATCTTCAAGGTACATTAGTGAAACAACTTTCACTTCTTTCTGATATCGCTCTCATTCATCTAAATAGCAATAGATTCACCGGGAACGTTCCCGATACGTTTCAAGCTCTTCAGTATCTTGCAGAATTGGATTTAAGTAACAACTTGTTTTCGGGTTCTTTTCCTTCGGTTGTTCTTTCTCTTCCGGGACTAGTATACTTAGACCTTAGGTTCAATGAATTCTCAGGACCCATTCCTGATAGTCTATTCAATAACAAACGGCTCGACGCGGTTTTTCTTAATAATAATCAGTTTGTTGGGCGAATTCCGTCAAGTTTAGGGAACTCTAAAGCTTCTGTTATTACTTTTGCTAATAACAACTTCACTGGAGATATTCCGGCTAGTATCGGTAACATGGGTGCTTCACTGAAAGAAGTTTTGTTCCTTAACAACCAGTTAAATGGTTGTATACCTGAAGGAATTGGAAGGTTAACAGAAATGAAAGTTTTGGATATCAGCGTCAATTCGTTCACCGGTCACTTGCCGAATTCGTTTTCTTGTTTGAAACAGATTGAGGTTCTAAACTTAGGCCATAACAAGTTATCTGGTGTACTATCTGACACTGTTTGTTCTTTGAGAAGTATTGTTAACCTTACTGTTTCGGGTAATTTCTTTTCGGGGATTAGCCCGAGTTGCAAGAACTTGTCGTTGTCAGGGAATTCTATCGGTTGTGACTTCTCCGCGAACTGTCTACCAGGTTTGAATCAGCAAAAATCTCAACCTGAGTGTTCATTGTTACCGAGCGGAATGAATTGTGTACAAATTCCGCTCATAACACTTTTGAGTTGTGGTTGATTGGGCTAAAAAATGCAGTAGCATATTCTAAGACTCATGACTGAATCAGAGCTGTGGCAGAACCAGGATTGAGGATACGAGCGAGTGAGCAAACACAGACAAAAAAGAACGCTAGATAGTTATTTGTACATGATAAATGAATAAAAAGGTAAGTGTGGTGGTTTTGGCAAGTGGAGGCAACTGAATGGCACTTTGCTCCGCCCCTGATTATCAGAATGCTAGTTAAGTACATGAAATATGAGAATGAACAAATTTATAGATAGTTACAAAAAAGAAGAACAAGCAATTCTCTTTTCTGTCTGTACATTTCCAAACTGTATGAAAACTATGAAACtaaaacatgtttttttttctttagctcaaTCTATGTATAGCCTCGCCGAAACAAAAAAAAANNNNNNNNNNNNNNNNNNNNNNNNNNNNNNNNNNNNNNNNNNNNNNNNNNNNNNNNNNNNNNGAAGTAGAAGAAATAAGAATTaaatgaattggaaaaaaaaaaaaaagaatagaagAAGAACAGAAAAAAGAATGTTAATACTCAAACCCAACGATTCTTTTACTCGAGATAgtaaaaaacccattgattatcaCAGCATTTGATGATTAAAAGGAGATGTTTTTTTCTCCGTGATCACGAGAGGTAATCTTGTTGATCCAGGGAGAATTCTTTTCTTAGTTTATGAGTGAATAGGCGACAAGCATCCATACTAAGATCAATAGCAGCTGAAAGTGCAACAAAGAGTGCAGCATCGGCCATACATGTAACATGTTGCACACCAACTTGCACTAATGGTTTGCTGATTTTGCCTTCACCTTCCACCGTTGCACCCATAACAAAACCTCGAATAAACGGGACAGATTTCGACGACGAATCACCGATAATGCTTGTATCGATAACAAATTGTCCACCTTTTTTAACACTCATTGTAGATTCTGCAATGGGTACTCTACTGTTAGGACCAGCATCAGAAACAAG
Above is a genomic segment from Papaver somniferum cultivar HN1 chromosome 10, ASM357369v1, whole genome shotgun sequence containing:
- the LOC113317461 gene encoding leucine-rich repeat extensin-like protein 2, with the translated sequence MEKNWLVIVALLFQIIQTTEAQNGTSSSNSKLKDAYTALQSWKSAITDDPLGVLKTWVGNNVCSYNGVFCGNPQNSTLPTDLVVVGIDLNFGNLQGTLVKQLSLLSDIALIHLNSNRFTGNVPDTFQALQYLAELDLSNNLFSGSFPSVVLSLPGLVYLDLRFNEFSGPIPDSLFNNKRLDAVFLNNNQFVGRIPSSLGNSKASVITFANNNFTGDIPASIGNMGASLKEVLFLNNQLNGCIPEGIGRLTEMKVLDISVNSFTGHLPNSFSCLKQIEVLNLGHNKLSGVLSDTVCSLRSIVNLTVSGNFFSGISPSCKNLSLSGNSIGCDFSANCLPGLNQQKSQPECSLLPSGMNCVQIPLITLLSCG